In Bordetella holmesii ATCC 51541, the following proteins share a genomic window:
- a CDS encoding bacterial-like globin family protein — MTTTRVEAVFEPLDTSKTIYELLGGESAVRALVDRFYDLMDLEPEFTALRATHGPSLDEARDKLFWFLCGYFGGPDYYIQRFGHPRLRARHLPFSIGQAERDQWVACMGRAMQDQGIAPPLVERLLHSFFGVADWMRNRAG, encoded by the coding sequence ATGACGACCACACGTGTGGAGGCGGTGTTCGAACCGCTCGATACAAGCAAGACTATTTATGAGTTGCTGGGCGGTGAGTCCGCGGTGCGCGCCCTGGTCGACCGCTTCTATGATCTGATGGATCTGGAGCCGGAGTTCACGGCCCTGCGCGCCACGCACGGCCCCAGTTTGGATGAGGCGCGCGACAAGTTGTTCTGGTTTCTTTGCGGCTATTTCGGCGGCCCGGACTACTACATTCAGCGCTTCGGCCATCCGCGCCTGCGCGCTCGCCATCTGCCGTTTTCGATAGGGCAAGCCGAGCGCGATCAATGGGTTGCCTGCATGGGCCGGGCCATGCAGGATCAAGGCATCGCGCCTCCGCTGGTTGAGCGCCTGCTGCATTCTTTTTTTGGCGTGGCCGACTGGATGCGTAACCGTGCCGGCTGA
- a CDS encoding polyamine ABC transporter, ATP-binding family protein produces MSEARYTAQYSGDPDEFVKVVDVVKIFGDTVAVRSVNLAVRRNEIFALLGSSGSGKSTLLRMLAGFEDATSGQILLDGEDITAVPPYRRPVNMMFQSYALFPHMTVEANVAFGLKQEGVDRAEIHDRVFEALNLVQMAGYSRRKPHQLSGGQQQRVALARSLVKRPKLLLLDEPMSALDKQIRQKTQIELVKILEQVGVTCIMVTHDQEEAMTMAHRLAVMTEGQIVQCGTPQDVYNFPNSQFVAGFIGTTNLFTGTIVVDEPDHVAIESEELTRPLFVNHGVSEPLGMQVHVSIRPERLVVSREQPEGEYNWAHGMVTHMAWMGSYGLYQIRLDSGKTVEASVASLLLSNMDAPGIDEEIFVSWDADSATVLSS; encoded by the coding sequence ATGAGCGAGGCCCGTTACACGGCACAGTACTCCGGCGATCCCGACGAGTTCGTCAAGGTCGTCGATGTGGTCAAGATTTTCGGCGACACCGTGGCGGTGCGCTCGGTCAACCTGGCCGTGCGCCGCAACGAGATTTTTGCGTTGCTGGGCAGTTCGGGCAGCGGGAAATCCACCTTGTTGCGCATGCTGGCCGGCTTCGAGGATGCCACGTCGGGACAGATCCTGCTCGACGGCGAGGACATCACCGCCGTGCCGCCGTACCGGCGGCCGGTGAACATGATGTTTCAGTCGTACGCGCTTTTCCCGCACATGACGGTCGAGGCGAATGTCGCGTTTGGCCTCAAGCAGGAGGGCGTGGATCGCGCTGAAATCCACGATCGCGTCTTCGAAGCCCTGAATCTGGTGCAGATGGCGGGTTATTCGCGCCGAAAACCGCATCAGTTGTCGGGCGGTCAGCAGCAGCGCGTCGCACTGGCGCGCAGCCTGGTCAAGCGCCCCAAGCTTCTCTTGCTCGACGAGCCCATGTCGGCCCTGGACAAGCAGATCCGTCAGAAGACGCAGATCGAACTGGTCAAAATCCTGGAGCAGGTCGGTGTGACGTGCATCATGGTCACGCATGACCAGGAAGAGGCCATGACGATGGCCCACCGTTTGGCCGTCATGACCGAAGGGCAGATCGTGCAATGCGGCACCCCCCAGGATGTCTACAACTTCCCGAACTCCCAGTTCGTGGCGGGTTTCATCGGTACGACCAATCTGTTTACCGGCACGATCGTCGTCGATGAGCCGGACCACGTTGCCATCGAAAGCGAGGAACTCACGCGTCCCTTGTTCGTCAACCACGGCGTGAGCGAGCCGCTCGGCATGCAAGTGCACGTGTCGATCCGGCCCGAACGGCTGGTCGTCTCGCGCGAGCAACCCGAAGGCGAGTACAACTGGGCGCATGGCATGGTGACGCACATGGCCTGGATGGGCAGTTATGGCCTCTACCAGATTCGTCTGGATTCGGGCAAAACGGTCGAAGCCAGCGTGGCCAGCCTGTTGTTGTCCAACATGGACGCGCCCGGCATAGACGAAGAAATCTTCGTCAGTTGGGATGCCGACAGCGCGACGGTGTTGTCATCATGA
- a CDS encoding binding--dependent transport system inner membrane component family protein (overlaps another CDS with the same product name), translating into MRRLRLPSGRRLAIVPPFVWLVVFLLVPFLLVLKISVAELQFGIPPYTPFAEIKDEAVQFSLHLRGYILLFTDSLYVATYLNSVKMAAITTLCCILIGYPMAYYIARSAPRHRNLLLLGVILPFWTSLLLRVYAWVGILRNDGLLNKLLMGLGLTSAPLEIYRTDLAVYIGMVYAYLPFFILPLYANLVKMDLRLLEAAYDLGARPWQAFWRITVPLSRPGVIAGAMLVFIPAVGEYVIPEMLGGADTLMMGRVMWNEFFNNTDWPMASAVTCVMVLLLLVPLALFQYNQVKQQEAVNGGKA; encoded by the coding sequence ATGAGGCGGCTGCGGCTGCCCTCAGGCCGCAGACTGGCCATCGTGCCTCCCTTTGTGTGGCTGGTGGTCTTTCTGCTTGTCCCGTTTCTGCTGGTTTTGAAAATCAGCGTCGCCGAATTGCAGTTCGGTATCCCACCCTATACACCTTTTGCCGAAATCAAGGACGAAGCGGTCCAGTTCAGTCTGCATCTGCGTGGGTACATCCTGCTCTTTACCGACAGTCTGTATGTTGCCACCTACCTGAACTCGGTCAAGATGGCGGCCATCACGACGCTTTGCTGCATCCTGATCGGCTACCCGATGGCGTATTACATCGCCCGCAGCGCGCCGCGTCACCGCAATCTGCTCTTGTTGGGCGTGATTCTGCCTTTTTGGACGTCGCTGTTGCTGCGCGTCTATGCATGGGTTGGAATCCTGCGCAACGACGGCCTGTTGAACAAGCTATTGATGGGCCTTGGGCTGACCTCCGCTCCGCTGGAGATTTATCGCACCGATCTGGCGGTCTACATTGGCATGGTCTATGCCTATCTGCCTTTTTTCATTCTGCCGTTGTATGCCAATCTCGTAAAAATGGACCTCAGGCTGCTGGAGGCCGCCTACGACCTCGGCGCGCGTCCGTGGCAGGCCTTCTGGCGCATCACGGTGCCGCTGTCCCGGCCTGGCGTCATTGCCGGCGCCATGTTGGTCTTCATCCCTGCCGTGGGCGAGTACGTCATTCCCGAGATGCTGGGCGGCGCTGACACCCTGATGATGGGCCGCGTGATGTGGAACGAGTTCTTCAACAACACCGACTGGCCCATGGCATCGGCCGTGACCTGCGTGATGGTGCTCTTGCTGCTCGTGCCGCTGGCGCTGTTCCAGTACAACCAGGTCAAGCAACAGGAAGCCGTCAACGGGGGCAAAGCATGA
- a CDS encoding putative 3-methyladenine DNA glycosylase, producing the protein MLCRSLGLKVPEWDAQGFDPDVFFVHDAGVAVPTIVRTTRLGIPAGRDEHLPYRFVDPAYAAFCTRNPLRRGQQAGKDYEWIDGQGAVLPAG; encoded by the coding sequence TTGCTGTGTCGTTCGTTGGGGCTGAAGGTGCCCGAGTGGGATGCACAGGGTTTCGACCCCGACGTTTTCTTTGTGCATGATGCCGGCGTGGCGGTACCCACCATCGTGCGAACCACGCGGCTGGGCATACCGGCCGGGCGTGACGAACATTTACCCTATCGCTTCGTTGACCCGGCTTACGCAGCCTTCTGCACGCGTAACCCCTTGAGGCGGGGCCAGCAGGCGGGCAAAGATTATGAGTGGATCGACGGGCAGGGTGCCGTGCTGCCCGCCGGCTGA
- a CDS encoding methylpurine-DNA glycosylase family protein yields MAGGVDDLAPLPDSFFDRDAATLARDLLGKILRRRWGSLWLSARIIETEAYYLTDKGSHASLGYTHKRRALFMGGGTIYMYYARGSDSLNFSARGQGNAVLIKSAFPWLDAVSGPNRCGLCRRSIPIARAGCARPRSFAPGRRCCVVRWG; encoded by the coding sequence ATGGCCGGTGGCGTCGACGATCTGGCGCCGCTGCCAGACAGTTTCTTCGATCGCGATGCGGCCACGTTGGCCCGCGATCTGTTGGGTAAGATCCTGCGGCGGCGCTGGGGTAGCCTGTGGCTGTCTGCGCGCATCATCGAAACCGAGGCCTATTATCTGACCGACAAAGGCAGCCACGCTTCGCTGGGATATACGCACAAGCGGCGCGCGCTTTTCATGGGCGGTGGCACCATTTATATGTACTACGCTCGTGGCAGCGACTCATTGAATTTCAGCGCGCGCGGGCAGGGCAATGCCGTACTCATCAAATCGGCCTTCCCATGGCTTGACGCGGTCTCGGGGCCCAATCGCTGCGGGCTATGCAGGCGCTCAATCCCGATAGCCAGGGCAGGATGCGCGCGCCCGAGAAGCTTTGCGCCGGGCAGACGTTGCTGTGTCGTTCGTTGGGGCTGA
- a CDS encoding phoP regulatory network YrbL family protein: MLLIPQNLSLPRAGESHFQDIFGPIDLSHATLLAHGGDRYVFEHPHDACLLVKVMDMQARGVYLAKRPLKRWYKQFQRESAYRVYLNEFSEYVTSATRPSGVWHLPLARILGVSQTNLGLGLLAEKIRNAQGEMAPTLRDLVKQGRYTRQIARQLDQMIDDLAQAHVILHDLSSANIAVGYNADGRQGLYLVDGFGVVPLIPVYAWNQRLNRRRIMKKYAEMRAKLPAPLDD, translated from the coding sequence ATGCTTCTCATACCGCAAAACCTCTCCCTGCCTCGGGCCGGAGAGTCTCATTTCCAGGACATCTTCGGCCCCATCGATCTGAGCCACGCCACTCTGCTGGCGCATGGCGGTGACCGTTATGTCTTCGAGCACCCGCATGACGCCTGTCTGCTTGTCAAAGTCATGGACATGCAGGCGCGTGGCGTTTATCTGGCCAAACGTCCCTTGAAGCGCTGGTATAAACAGTTTCAGCGAGAAAGTGCTTATCGCGTTTACCTGAACGAATTCAGCGAATATGTCACCAGCGCGACGCGCCCGTCTGGCGTCTGGCATTTGCCATTGGCGCGTATCCTGGGCGTGTCGCAAACCAATCTAGGGCTGGGACTGCTGGCCGAGAAGATCCGCAACGCGCAGGGCGAGATGGCCCCCACCTTGCGGGACCTGGTCAAGCAAGGGCGCTATACCCGCCAGATAGCCCGGCAATTGGATCAGATGATCGACGATCTGGCGCAGGCGCATGTGATTCTGCATGACCTCTCTTCGGCCAATATTGCCGTGGGTTACAACGCCGATGGCCGGCAGGGCCTTTATCTCGTCGATGGCTTCGGCGTGGTACCGCTCATTCCGGTGTACGCCTGGAACCAGCGCCTGAACCGCCGCCGCATCATGAAGAAGTACGCAGAAATGCGGGCCAAACTGCCTGCGCCGCTTGATGATTGA
- a CDS encoding ftsX-like permease family protein: MLRRDARAGELRLLALAIVVAVAAVTSVGFLADRVARALERDAAQILGADLVLEVDAPLEAEVMDQASRLGLTVAQTLQFPSMAMAGDSAQLVSVKAVDPGYPLRGRLRVAPAPFEADAPASGVPAPGTVWADAQLLALLDLKVGDSLKLGEASFTVARVLTYEPDRGMQFVNVAPRVMMGRGDLAATGLVAAGSRIGYALLAAGPPQAIAQFQSWIGQHLQRGQRLATLESGRPEMRRTLDRAQRFLSLVALLAVVISAVALALAAGRFMARHRDGVAVMRCLGASQALVTRTLWVEFAVLGGLASAAGCLAGYGVHGLLVSALAGLIETQLPAARSLPAVQGVLTGVLLLLGFALPALARLRHVPPARVLLREETRLPTRGALPYGLGAVGLALLIWWVAGDLRLAAVVAGGFLAAFAVFAAVGALCVQALAGLRSRLNGLPALRFALAGVVRRRVSTITQICALAIGLMALLLLAMTRADLVDGWRRTIPPDAPNRFLINIQPDQRLAVQDRLLGQGLNQARLWPMVRGRLIAVNDRPVGPDDYDEPRAKRLVDREFNLSYAEAAPEGNRMQAGRWIDPAENEVSLEAGLAKSLGLAVGDKLDFDIAGQTVKVVVAGTRQVDWDTMRVNFFAILSPAALADMPQSWITYFYLPREKAGLLRDLVHEFPNLTVFDVGAILTQLQTVLTEVVKAVQLLFMFSLVAGLLVLATALSATRDERVREAAVLRALGATRAQLLRAQRLELLAVGGWPDCWQPPAPRQWPGCCPPRCLISPYP, from the coding sequence ATGTTGCGCCGTGATGCGCGCGCCGGTGAATTGCGGCTGCTGGCGCTGGCGATCGTGGTGGCGGTGGCAGCGGTGACCAGCGTGGGTTTTCTTGCCGATCGGGTCGCGCGCGCGCTCGAGCGCGATGCCGCCCAGATACTGGGCGCCGATCTGGTGCTCGAGGTCGATGCTCCTCTCGAGGCCGAGGTGATGGATCAGGCCTCTCGCCTCGGGTTGACCGTGGCGCAGACATTGCAGTTTCCCTCCATGGCCATGGCGGGCGACAGCGCTCAGTTGGTGTCGGTAAAAGCGGTCGACCCCGGTTACCCCCTGCGCGGCCGTCTGCGCGTGGCGCCGGCGCCCTTCGAAGCCGACGCGCCCGCCTCCGGGGTTCCTGCCCCCGGCACCGTGTGGGCCGATGCCCAACTCCTGGCGCTGCTTGACCTGAAAGTCGGCGATTCGCTCAAACTGGGAGAGGCCTCCTTCACCGTGGCTCGCGTACTGACGTATGAGCCGGATCGCGGCATGCAGTTCGTCAACGTGGCGCCCCGCGTCATGATGGGGCGCGGCGATCTGGCCGCGACCGGCTTGGTCGCCGCCGGCAGTCGTATTGGCTATGCATTGCTCGCCGCGGGACCGCCGCAGGCGATTGCGCAGTTCCAGAGCTGGATCGGCCAGCATCTGCAGCGTGGCCAGCGGCTTGCCACGCTGGAGTCCGGGCGCCCCGAGATGCGGCGCACGCTGGACCGCGCGCAACGCTTTCTGTCGCTGGTCGCCTTGCTCGCGGTCGTGATATCGGCGGTTGCCCTGGCGCTGGCCGCCGGGCGTTTCATGGCGCGGCACCGCGATGGCGTGGCGGTGATGCGTTGCCTGGGAGCCAGCCAGGCGTTGGTGACTCGCACGCTTTGGGTGGAGTTCGCGGTGCTGGGCGGGCTCGCCTCGGCCGCAGGGTGTCTGGCGGGCTATGGTGTGCATGGCCTGTTGGTCAGTGCGTTGGCTGGCCTGATCGAGACGCAATTGCCCGCTGCCCGGTCGCTGCCGGCTGTGCAGGGCGTGCTCACGGGCGTGCTCTTGCTGCTGGGGTTTGCGCTGCCTGCGCTGGCGCGCTTGCGCCACGTGCCGCCCGCAAGGGTGTTGCTGCGCGAAGAGACCCGCTTGCCAACTCGCGGCGCGCTGCCTTACGGGCTGGGCGCGGTGGGGCTGGCCCTGCTCATCTGGTGGGTGGCGGGCGATTTGCGCCTGGCCGCCGTGGTGGCCGGTGGATTCTTGGCGGCGTTCGCCGTTTTCGCTGCGGTGGGCGCACTTTGCGTTCAGGCTCTCGCGGGGCTGCGCTCGCGGCTAAACGGGTTGCCGGCATTGCGTTTTGCGCTCGCTGGCGTGGTCCGCCGTCGCGTGTCCACCATCACCCAGATATGCGCGTTGGCTATCGGCCTGATGGCTCTGCTGCTGTTGGCGATGACACGCGCCGATCTTGTCGATGGCTGGCGGCGAACCATCCCGCCAGATGCGCCCAACCGTTTCCTTATCAACATCCAGCCCGATCAGCGTCTGGCGGTGCAGGACCGGTTGCTCGGGCAAGGTCTGAATCAGGCTCGCCTCTGGCCCATGGTCAGAGGTCGTTTGATCGCCGTCAACGACAGGCCCGTCGGGCCGGATGACTATGACGAACCGCGCGCCAAACGTTTGGTGGATCGCGAATTCAACCTTTCCTATGCCGAGGCGGCGCCAGAGGGTAATCGCATGCAAGCAGGGCGGTGGATCGACCCGGCTGAAAACGAAGTGTCGCTGGAGGCCGGGTTGGCCAAGTCGTTGGGGTTGGCCGTCGGCGACAAACTGGACTTTGATATCGCCGGTCAGACCGTCAAAGTGGTGGTTGCCGGCACACGGCAGGTCGATTGGGATACCATGCGCGTCAATTTTTTCGCCATTCTGTCGCCGGCTGCACTGGCTGACATGCCGCAGAGCTGGATCACGTATTTTTACCTGCCGCGAGAAAAAGCCGGCCTGTTGCGCGACCTGGTGCACGAATTTCCCAATCTGACGGTATTCGACGTCGGCGCCATCCTGACTCAGTTGCAAACCGTGCTGACTGAAGTGGTCAAGGCCGTGCAGTTGCTCTTTATGTTTAGCCTGGTCGCAGGCCTGCTGGTGTTGGCCACGGCGTTGTCGGCCACCCGCGACGAGCGGGTGCGCGAGGCCGCGGTGCTCAGGGCGTTGGGCGCCACCCGGGCGCAACTGCTCCGGGCTCAGCGACTGGAGCTCCTGGCGGTGGGGGGCTGGCCGGATTGCTGGCAGCCGCCGGCGCCACGGCAGTGGCCTGGGTGCTGTCCACCCAGGTGTTTGATTTCGCCATATCCTTGA
- a CDS encoding rmuC family protein, whose product MAAGAAGLAALLTLWLCLRPAASRAHLDGLYEAVERLERGLRADLAQTQSDNRREAAESLARFGTQFGERLQGLVEINDRRMLEIRNTVDQRLQTLQADNAARLEDMRRTVDEKLHATLEQRLGESFRLVSERLEAVHKGLGEMQTLAAGVGDLKRVLTNVKSRGTWGEVQLARLIEDSMTADQYARNIKPVPGSDAIVEFAIRLPGGEAGPVWLPIDAKFPKEEYERLQLAQDAADHEAARVAGAALVRAVEAQARLIAEKYVAPPHTTDFAIMFLPTEGLYAEVLRQPGLVDKLQALRVNVAGPTNLAALLNSLQMGFRTLAIERRSSEVWQVLRAVKTEFGKFGESLASVKKSLDTASNKIGQTETRTRVMLRNLNAVEALPGEQAERLLGDETDTLDPAAQR is encoded by the coding sequence ATGGCAGCGGGCGCTGCCGGGCTGGCGGCGCTGCTGACACTGTGGCTGTGCCTGCGGCCGGCAGCCAGCCGCGCCCACCTCGATGGCCTGTACGAAGCGGTGGAGCGTCTGGAGCGCGGCTTGCGGGCCGATCTCGCACAGACGCAAAGCGACAACCGACGCGAAGCCGCGGAGTCGTTGGCGCGCTTTGGCACCCAGTTTGGTGAGCGGCTGCAGGGGCTGGTGGAGATCAACGACCGGCGCATGCTGGAGATCCGCAACACGGTAGACCAGCGCCTGCAGACGCTGCAGGCCGACAACGCAGCGCGCTTGGAAGACATGCGGCGCACCGTGGATGAAAAATTGCACGCCACGCTCGAGCAGCGCCTGGGCGAATCCTTCCGCCTGGTGTCCGAACGTCTGGAGGCCGTGCATAAGGGTTTGGGCGAAATGCAGACGCTGGCCGCCGGCGTCGGAGATCTCAAGCGCGTGCTCACCAACGTCAAGTCCCGCGGTACATGGGGCGAGGTGCAACTGGCTCGTCTCATTGAGGACAGCATGACGGCCGACCAATACGCGCGCAACATAAAACCGGTGCCAGGCAGCGACGCCATCGTTGAGTTTGCCATCCGATTGCCAGGCGGCGAAGCCGGTCCGGTCTGGTTGCCCATCGATGCCAAGTTTCCCAAAGAGGAGTACGAACGCTTGCAGTTGGCGCAGGATGCGGCGGATCACGAAGCGGCGCGTGTGGCTGGCGCCGCGCTGGTGCGCGCGGTGGAGGCCCAGGCCCGCCTGATCGCAGAGAAGTATGTCGCTCCGCCCCATACCACCGATTTCGCCATCATGTTTCTTCCTACTGAAGGCTTGTACGCCGAAGTGCTGCGACAGCCTGGCCTGGTCGACAAACTGCAGGCGTTGCGCGTGAATGTGGCCGGCCCGACCAACCTCGCCGCGCTGCTTAACAGTTTGCAGATGGGTTTTCGTACTCTGGCCATCGAGCGGCGTTCCTCTGAGGTCTGGCAAGTACTGCGTGCCGTCAAAACCGAGTTCGGCAAGTTCGGCGAGTCGCTGGCCAGCGTAAAAAAATCGCTGGATACGGCCAGCAACAAGATCGGGCAGACGGAGACCCGTACCCGGGTCATGCTGCGCAATCTGAACGCGGTCGAGGCGCTGCCGGGCGAGCAGGCCGAACGCCTGCTGGGCGACGAAACCGATACACTGGATCCAGCTGCGCAACGCTGA
- a CDS encoding bacterial extracellular solute-binding family protein, whose translation MKTSAGVRAAVGLALAAAATTPALAQNKVVNVYNWAEYTAPDTIPGFERESGIKVRYDIYDNNDTLQAKLLTGKSGYDIVVPSTHYASRQIEGGLFQKLDKSKLPNLKNLDPDVMALVAQVDPGNEYAVPWGYGTNGLGYNVTKVKQIMGEDVDLANWDMLFKPENAAKLKECGISMLDEAAQVFPAVLKYLGKDPNSDKPEDYKAALEVLKKIRPYIRQFSSSGYIDELAVGDLCMVYGFSGDVMIARNRAQQAKKPYDINYFIPKGGAPAWFDLMVIPKDAPHPDEAHAFINYIETPQVHAAITNTMFYPNANKEARKYVVKEVADNPMIYPSPELSKSLYVIKAQPLPIQRLQTRMWAELKSGR comes from the coding sequence ATGAAAACCTCGGCGGGAGTGCGTGCGGCAGTAGGTCTGGCGCTGGCAGCGGCGGCGACTACGCCCGCGCTGGCGCAGAACAAGGTCGTCAATGTCTATAACTGGGCAGAATACACTGCCCCTGACACGATTCCCGGATTCGAGCGCGAATCCGGTATCAAGGTCCGCTATGACATCTACGACAACAACGATACCTTGCAGGCCAAGCTGCTGACGGGCAAGTCCGGCTATGACATCGTCGTGCCGTCGACTCACTACGCTTCGCGGCAGATCGAAGGGGGCCTGTTCCAGAAGCTGGACAAGTCCAAACTGCCTAATCTCAAGAATCTCGACCCCGACGTCATGGCCTTGGTCGCGCAGGTAGACCCGGGCAACGAGTATGCGGTGCCCTGGGGCTATGGCACCAACGGTCTGGGCTACAACGTCACCAAGGTCAAGCAGATCATGGGTGAGGACGTCGACCTGGCCAATTGGGACATGCTGTTCAAGCCCGAGAATGCCGCCAAACTGAAAGAATGCGGCATTTCCATGCTCGACGAGGCCGCCCAGGTATTCCCGGCGGTGCTGAAGTATCTGGGCAAGGATCCCAACAGCGACAAGCCCGAGGACTACAAGGCGGCGCTGGAAGTTCTGAAAAAAATCCGCCCCTACATCCGGCAGTTCAGCTCGTCGGGCTATATCGACGAACTCGCCGTGGGCGACCTGTGCATGGTGTACGGTTTTTCCGGTGACGTGATGATCGCGCGCAATCGCGCTCAGCAGGCCAAAAAGCCTTACGACATCAATTACTTCATTCCCAAGGGTGGCGCGCCGGCGTGGTTTGACTTGATGGTCATTCCGAAGGATGCGCCGCATCCCGATGAGGCGCATGCATTCATCAATTACATCGAGACGCCTCAGGTGCATGCGGCCATCACCAACACCATGTTCTACCCGAACGCCAACAAAGAGGCGCGCAAGTACGTGGTCAAGGAAGTCGCTGACAATCCCATGATCTATCCGTCGCCCGAGCTGTCCAAGTCGCTCTATGTGATCAAGGCCCAGCCCCTGCCCATTCAGCGTTTGCAGACGCGGATGTGGGCTGAACTGAAGTCAGGACGATAA
- a CDS encoding binding--dependent transport system inner membrane component family protein (overlaps another CDS with the same product name) — protein sequence MKGPNKTLRNVALGVGYLFLYVPILSLMVFSFNESPVVTSWTAFSFRWYGSLFHDEALLRAAWLSFKIAALTATAATIIGTWAGYVLARMGRFKGFGLYVGMLSAPLVIPEVVLGISLLLMFVEMRGTLSWPAQNGIFTIWVGHVTLCMAFVAVVIQSRIRDMDRSLEEAALDLGATPIRVFFAITLPLIAPALASAWLLSFTLSLDDVVLASFLSGPGYSTLPMEVFSRVRLGLKPEVNALATLFILAVGTCVIIANRMQARREITT from the coding sequence ATGAAGGGGCCAAATAAAACGCTGCGTAATGTGGCGCTGGGCGTGGGCTATCTCTTCCTCTACGTACCCATACTGAGCCTGATGGTGTTTTCCTTCAATGAGTCGCCCGTGGTCACCTCCTGGACCGCGTTCTCCTTCCGTTGGTATGGGTCGCTGTTCCACGATGAGGCTTTGTTGCGCGCGGCGTGGTTGTCGTTCAAGATCGCGGCGCTGACTGCGACGGCTGCCACGATCATTGGTACGTGGGCGGGTTACGTGCTCGCGCGCATGGGGCGCTTCAAGGGATTTGGGCTCTATGTGGGTATGCTCAGCGCGCCATTGGTCATTCCTGAGGTGGTGTTGGGGATCTCCCTGCTGCTCATGTTTGTCGAAATGCGCGGCACTCTAAGCTGGCCGGCGCAAAACGGGATATTCACCATCTGGGTCGGCCATGTGACCCTGTGCATGGCTTTCGTCGCCGTGGTGATCCAGTCGCGTATCCGTGACATGGACCGCTCGCTGGAAGAGGCCGCGCTCGATCTTGGGGCCACGCCCATCCGGGTTTTCTTCGCCATCACCCTGCCGCTCATCGCGCCGGCGCTGGCCTCGGCATGGTTGCTGTCTTTCACGTTGTCGCTCGATGACGTCGTGCTGGCTTCCTTCTTGTCGGGGCCAGGCTATTCCACGTTGCCCATGGAAGTCTTCTCGCGCGTACGCCTGGGGCTCAAGCCCGAGGTCAATGCGCTGGCCACATTGTTCATTCTGGCCGTAGGCACCTGCGTCATCATCGCCAATCGTATGCAAGCCCGTCGGGAGATAACGACATGA
- a CDS encoding transcriptional regulator, Spx/MgsR family protein encodes MTTTLYGLNKCSTCVKAREWLKAHGVKHEFVDYRDHPVPADTLKAWAEQLGGWDKLVNRSSMTWRALTEEQKAAATPAQWTRLIAEYPALVRRPVTVTPDGEISVGFSEKRYTERFA; translated from the coding sequence ATGACGACTACACTTTATGGCCTGAATAAATGCAGCACCTGCGTCAAGGCACGCGAATGGCTCAAGGCGCATGGCGTCAAGCATGAGTTCGTCGATTATCGGGATCATCCGGTGCCTGCTGACACGCTCAAGGCCTGGGCTGAGCAACTCGGTGGATGGGACAAGCTCGTCAATCGCAGCTCCATGACCTGGCGTGCCCTGACCGAGGAGCAGAAGGCGGCCGCGACGCCTGCTCAATGGACGCGGCTGATTGCCGAATACCCGGCGTTGGTTCGTCGGCCGGTAACCGTGACCCCGGACGGTGAGATCAGCGTCGGTTTTTCCGAAAAGCGTTACACCGAACGCTTTGCCTGA
- a CDS encoding lipopolysaccharide kinase family protein, which translates to MPADSLAYPRKAFRGGAMLYEAARLVPDPALLDPASYGDDAHAVQEGGRQAAWFVHGPGWQGVLRGYRRGGLIARVSRQRYIWAGEEQTRCFREFRLLARMQAAGLPVPAPLAAAYWRDGLTYRAAILVERLPNVRPLAADPSAQACEAAGRAIAAMHAAGVWHADLNAFNILLDPAGRAWLIDFDRGRDGGISTAQRQANLQRLQRSLLKVCGAAGQQAWEAICLAYRASGS; encoded by the coding sequence GTGCCGGCTGATTCGTTGGCGTATCCGCGCAAGGCTTTCCGGGGCGGCGCCATGTTGTATGAAGCGGCGCGGTTGGTGCCCGACCCCGCCTTACTTGACCCGGCCAGTTATGGCGACGATGCCCACGCCGTGCAAGAGGGTGGGCGCCAGGCCGCCTGGTTCGTCCATGGTCCGGGCTGGCAGGGCGTCTTGCGCGGCTATCGGCGTGGCGGGCTGATAGCGCGCGTGTCGCGGCAGCGCTATATCTGGGCCGGAGAAGAGCAGACGCGTTGCTTTCGTGAGTTCCGTCTGCTGGCGCGTATGCAGGCCGCTGGCCTGCCGGTGCCTGCGCCGCTGGCTGCCGCCTATTGGCGCGACGGCCTGACCTATCGGGCGGCCATTCTGGTCGAGCGGCTGCCCAATGTGCGGCCGCTCGCCGCGGACCCGAGCGCACAGGCATGCGAGGCGGCCGGGCGGGCCATCGCAGCGATGCACGCCGCCGGGGTCTGGCACGCCGATCTCAATGCTTTCAATATCCTGCTCGATCCGGCCGGGCGTGCCTGGCTCATCGACTTTGATCGCGGCCGCGATGGTGGAATCTCGACCGCGCAGCGGCAGGCGAATCTACAGCGTTTGCAGCGCTCCTTGCTCAAGGTGTGCGGTGCGGCCGGGCAACAGGCCTGGGAGGCGATCTGCCTGGCCTATCGGGCCTCCGGTAGCTGA